The proteins below are encoded in one region of Brassica napus cultivar Da-Ae chromosome A6, Da-Ae, whole genome shotgun sequence:
- the LOC106347855 gene encoding uncharacterized protein LOC106347855 → MQTSRLLSLSSNSPSFGSFSSAVDLASIAARVVEEFRDQEQRSDSHRDNNDEDDNNFEFAFDCPSRRCSHPLATADEIFCNGQIRPSNPYSGGTENTTVDGKGGGESSPESTVPRRRRPALRKLMSEERDQTSNSSSEEADDDLTGVPPETYCVWTPKHSRDDDLQRLSSSPSHSKIKSHSAGFSKRWKLRNLLYARSSSEGNDKLVFPAPVKKGDETASSDQEEQLSKSKVVVGEEEKESEETKRQPFVPYRKDMMGIIKNVNGLSRHLRPF, encoded by the coding sequence ATGCAGACGAGCCGTTTACTCTCCCTTTCCTCCAACTCCCCGAGTTTCGGCAGTTTCTCTTCCGCCGTAGACCTCGCCTCAATCGCCGCTCGAGTCGTGGAGGAGTTCAGAGACCAGGAGCAACGATCAGACTCCCACCGCGACAACAACGACGAGGATGATAATAATTTCGAGTTCGCCTTCGACTGTCCTAGCCGCAGGTGCTCTCATCCCCTCGCTACCGCCGACGAGATTTTCTGTAACGGTCAGATCCGTCCGTCGAATCCTTACAGTGGTGGAACGGAGAACACTACGGTGGACGGGAAAGGCGGAGGAGAATCTTCACCGGAGAGTACGGTCCCGAGACGTCGTCGTCCTGCGCTTAGAAAGTTGATGAGCGAGGAGCGGGATCAAACGTCGAATTCTTCGTCGGAGGAGGCCGATGATGATCTAACCGGAGTTCCACCGGAGACTTACTGCGTGTGGACACCAAAACACTCCAGGGACGACGATCTCCAACGACTCTCGTCTTCTCCATCGCATAGCAAAATCAAAAGCCACTCCGCGGGATTCTCTAAACGATGGAAGCTACGGAACCTTCTCTACGCGAGAAGCAGCAGCGAAGGGAACGACAAGCTCGTGTTTCCAGCGCCAGTTAAGAAGGGAGATGAAACTGCTAGCTCCGATCAAGAAGAACAGCTGTCGAAGTCGAAGGTTGTGGTCGGAGAGGAAGAAAAGGAAAGCGAAGAGACGAAACGACAGCCGTTTGTGCCGTATAGAAAGGATATGATGGggataataaaaaatgttaatgggCTTAGTCGTCATTTACGTCCCTTTTAA